ATTTCTtcaaaccaagtagcagctaggaaaccaaccacttcatcatctcaaaagggtgaagtgagtaaaaagaagagaaaagagatAACGCTTACTattatgaatgagagtggtgaggaacataCATAACCTGAGTCGCCATTGGTCAAAAggacaaagaaggctaagaaatctgagttgaccactcaaaccacctctgtatcctcccaaaaggatgcagttcTACAAATGGGGCCAAAACAGATTCTAGAGATATCCTTTCAACATGatgtttctattgaaaagagcattctccccaatgcatcCTGTCAAGAGTCTACACaaccaacacttgaacaaatccaagtgtatggtaggagaaatgaggatggcacacacaaggtgagcacatcccttgaagctccctcgtccattcagggggagctgccaacactcaatccTGAGCTTCAAAAACTTATTTATAATATTTCTTTTTCCTACATTGGATCACTTGAATCAATTCCTCAAGTGTTACcccaatcaagtgacttggttcaaaaaaccttgctcaccacccagacactaaattcagatggtgagaggtagttggggtagaccttgatgacaccatcaaaaccatgggggattcatcagtttttactgaagaccccatggatgttacaaatacaccttcatgtgcaaatcagccttcacagactgttaggtttgagggtaatACTCCTGAGGttgagctatctaaatcctctccaattcaattggaggttcctgttcaggaaacaactcccctcaaaaccctagcagagaTTGCATTAACAATTGATgctaggagtataattgccaatgatcctgtcatagaggaggcaagaataacacattcaggtgacagtgtggtgcaagacacacaaggctttgagactggtgcacatgacagtaacccagtcaaatccctcCAATTCAATCGGAGGTTCCCACTATGTGTGAGGAACAAAAACTTATCACAAACACAGAGAAATATGTGAGTCTaactgtgacttctgtcacaggtgATTCTGACCCTCAACCCTCAACCTCTCAACCTCAATAACCTCACCTAATTTCCCAATGGCCCCAAGAAACTACAGATCGACCCTCAACCATTGAAGATCTTAGAATTGATCAGCTTGGAGGCTTTGCACAAATATCACAACAGctactcacatccaacatgtcaaacCAGGACTACCAAGACATTATTTTATCCTACCAGATAGATGTTGAGGAACAACAAGCTAAAATAGTTGATGAAGCTGGTGAGGATGCCAACTGTGACAAATGGCTGGATAAGGAGTTTGctattgaaatggatgttgtACTAGCCCAATTCAGAGAAGAATATCTAACCATCTTGGGGAGCAATGCTAGATCCTTAACCCCACAGGAGGTATAAGATGCAGTGAATAAAGTATACAAGGCTCAAATTAAGGCTTTACATAACTTTGGAAAAGAACATCAAATTACTCTCACTGGGCATCAAGAAAAGATTATGATGGTTAGAGAAAAGATAGATCAAATCATCCCCTCTCAGACTGAGATCAAGAAGCAATTCAAAACTTTTTCAGAACGACTGTCtaggtatgatctcagtgggattgaCAAGAGTGTTACACAACTGAAAGACTCTTCTGTAGCTTTGCACAAGGTAGTTCAAGATCACATCACAAACTCTAATGACATAAGGTGGAATCTCGATCAAATGCatactgcaagatacactccttcccCTTTGGTTGTTGATGAAATTCAGAAGCATGTGCAAGCTTCATTTGGACCATCTACTTCTATCTCTACTTCAGGTTCATCTTCTCAAGACTTTCAAGATCTCAAGGCACAGATTGCCTCACTAGAGACCTCAAATGCTTCTTTAAATGCTCAAGTCCAagctttgacttctctagtcaaaagTTAATAATCAGGTAtcaagaccctggtggactctcacaagcatttccaaatgcagaattatgttactttgggggccatcatggggaTGCTCAACATACCATTGCCCTCTCTACCTAAAGAAATAAGGTCAGGATTACCAAGTCctctactcatgcctgtcaccaagactaagggggagattgaggctaggattcaacaatccagagatgctaaatctaaatctaaagagcctattcaggttggtcaaagcttttcaagtacttaagctgatgttggaaaagaaagacttctaAAGGATGCAGAAGGACCCAATCAAGATTAGAAATttagtgaacttcttgcagtcctAAGAATATCTCTTCAAAACAATTACATGACCTACTAGAAAgctttggccaagaacatcaatTTCATCAGGGCAGCGGTTGTGAGAATTGATAACTTCTTGGAGAAGAGAATTGTTGTGAATATCAATAATAGTGGTGTGGACAGGTGTCTTCAGGTGTCTCTTCCAAATCTCAaaactttaagagcatctgaactggatgtaatgattgagaaagtaaatccagttattcaagaagacactcaacttctccaTGAGATCAAAAATGCACAGATAGCAGCTTTTCCTGACGCCTATCTATATCTATACAAAGGAGTAGTCTACATATGTCCAACAACCAAACAAAGCAACACTTCCTTGTTCATAAACACTGTGTCAGATCAaatatgaggctgatcatgactttGCAGTCTTATCTAAAGTACATAAGGAGCAAGAAGTAtgaggatgtggagatgataaagatcttAGACAAATATCTTGTAAATGCTGGCACCATGTTTCCAAATACTCAATACAATTTAAgaaatgacaaggatgatgatgagcagaaggatgacaaacaaaaaccttctggatcaaatccaagtcaatcttctaaagCAACTGGAAGCAAGGACAAGAAGCAAGAAGAGAAAaaggatgatgagaagaagaaaggGGATGAAAGGAGAAGGAATAAAAAGCAAGATGAGTCAGGACCACAACCataacaaaccctaaaaatccaaacaactcaagctcaaccttcaaagccaacaaattccaacatcaaaccacctcaaacctctaagcctaaattcctTTACAAACAAACTGCCAACACCCTTCTAAAgataccaatcacctcaagccaaacatttctcaagaaaatcttAAACCTACCCTCTGTAAAGCCATCACTCAAAATTAACTACAATTCTATTGGGAGGAAAACTAAGAAGGCTAATCCTACTGAAAAAGTGGAAGTCACtaaaagggccatctggaattgtttcaagcaaaatgattttctacctttaaattggtgcatctcagatgaagattattttcaacaactagctggggaaatagttagagtctgggtgtaactctaagggaagtaagaatctactatgaagatggaTCCTTCACAATTCTTGGCTGCAACTTAATGGACTCTCTCTCCCGCACaaaaatcaagagagtgataaatttattgaaggataaggatactgctacaagagcatggagatatGTGTTGGTTGAATGGTTGATtataagggaggaaagaagagcaatgaatgaagctgaatatgaggagaaaataaagaagtatgatgaggagattgaattgtatattaaaagatcagaagaactcaaggcaaaaggaatgagcatAATTTCTAAGGATGTAAAATTTATAAATGTAAAAGCTAGAAAATTCACAAAATTTAGGATTGACTTGCTAAATGGCTATCCAAATCCAGAaagactcaaacttgtggaagctctagaAGGACACCAataatagaagaacttgaaattcttgtttacttaaaagaccttattagagaagaaacaaaagcaaaaatagtctttacctaatgtataaatgttgtaattatgtcaatttttatgtattagtcttattttccattgtagcttggggttagtcttgttaacatgcatgaatttgtgttaagcaatcttctcacaaattgggggagattgttgtgcaagacatgcctgtacaataacaagactaagtaaATATGACAAccttaagtaagttgtatgataatctatgtttgcattatgtattgtaatccttaagtctgtaaaaatattcaagggcagactgaagtctttttctgtaaacagtatcaagtctaagaattctatctggaagaagatcaagaagatcatacctcagaagaattgtgaagaatcttggagttgaataaatctgttttgggaaaaatattctaagtcaagatctctacaagtcacaaattaagtattattgagaagtcattcgagaactccagaatgacatatcgacaagtcaggaaaagctacaagagaactcagagatatcgacaagccaaattgaagacataaagattggagatatcgacaagtcatttcttcactagagaactttgagatatcgataagtctatttgacactagagaactcagagttatcgataagtcaaagtgaaggCATGAAGATgtgagatctcgacaagccaaattctgttatagagaactcagagacttcgataagtcaaaacatctatagagtgattagagatctcgataagccaatatacttatcgagatgtcaagttctctacatACAAAACTAGAGATCTcaaggtaaaactcaaagtacaaaatacagaccaattcaatatccaagattatcaatcaacaaacaatctaatcagttggattgacaagtctacaaaagcagcttgaatagtataagatcaaaggccaagattaactggcaaagtaaagtcacatacgtgcaagattagcaaagatacactaagtcAGAAATAGAATgatttgattatctaaaaatagggtttagtacatgttgttgcatgatgtgtaataaccagtgtttactgttctataaagtaaaaactggatgctttgtttagttgtaacaatttagataagaaaaatcttgtattctctcaagaaagaagctaaactctttatcaataaagagcctagaaattttataggaaaacattcttaatttttaatataaaattaagtgagttttgaaagatttgtgtccactgttcttacttgtttaatttcagtattaacacatttcactacaagatttaatttactttgttcaccactttaaaccattcaagaaaaacagaaaaatactaaaacacattcacccccctctgtgtgtgattcattatctaacagaTGGATAAAGGTTAACTCTAGTGTATATATTGTACATATGTGTTTTTTCTATTAGTCGAACAAATTTATAATTTTAACTTAGAATCTATTGTAAGAGCAAAAAACTTGAAATATAAAAACTATGTTACACTAATACATATTTTTTAACATATAAATATAAAACTCTCAGGTGAAACTACACAAGatcatttaaaatttttgaatGATCTCTCTTGTTTAAATTTCAATTTTACAATTtaagtttttaaattttataattagtCAATTTGATTAACAAATATTATAATTCGTCTTATCATGATAGACATTCATCTCGCACATACAATCAGGGTCAAATAAATATTAAGGAGAAGTATTGCACCGAACTCAGATTTAACAAATATTTCTTTATTTGTTGttcatttttatttgattttatttatattCATTGTGCATTTCTCCATTTCGCACGAATACAAACTATTACACACACTTAGAATCTTTTGTAAAAGCAAAAAATTTGAAAGATAGCAACTATGTTACTATAATACAGATTCTTTAACATATAATTATAAAATTCTCACGTGAAACTATACAAGatcatttaaaaaatttgaaTGATCTCTTTTGTTTAAATTTCAATTTTGTGGTTCAGGTAGATTATATCAAGGTTTTTGAATGATCTCTTTTGTTTAAATTTCAATTTTGTGGTTCAGGTAGATTATATCAAGGTGACAATCGATGCTGCAATTTTCAAAGATCAACTGGCTTATGGAATGGGGATGGTGGCAAGGGATCGTGAAGGAAGTCTGATGCAGGCAAAATCTATGAAATGTTATGGAGTTATCTCGCATGTGTTAGCGGAAGCGATGGCATTTAGGGAGGCATTAAGCTGGATTGAATCGACATAATGAGGATCAGTGGTGATCGAGTCTGATTGCCTGGCAGTGATACAAGCAATCAGAAGTAAGGTTGTTATGTCTTCTCCTTTTGGTATGGTGATTGAGAAGTGTAAGGAGCTTATGCAAAGTCTAAACGATATATCGTTATTTTTTATTAAACGATCTGCAAATATGGTGGCTCACTATTTAGCCAAGAATACTTGTTCACATCCAGGTCGAGAAATTGATAGGAGGAATGTTCTTATCGATTTAATGAATGTCTTGATGTCTGATTTATCGTAATAAAAtcttttcttgtttttcaaaaaaaaatcaattttgtggtttaagttataaattttataattagtCAATTTGAAAATTTATAACTTTTGTTCAACCCCTCTACAAACTATCATGTTTAATTGTTGATTCTGAGATTAACAAATATTATAATTCGTCTTATCCTGATAGACATTCATCTTGCACATACAATAAGGGACAAATAAATTTAAGAAGACAATATTGTACTGAAGTTCAGATTTAATAAATCATTTCTTTATTTGTTGTtcatttttgtttaattttatttattttcattgTGCATTTCTCCGTTTCGCACGAATACAAACTATTACACATACTTCGCTTATCTGTCTAAAATTATATACCATATGTATAATGTGTGTGtacatatgcatatatatatataatgtataaACATATACACACCAATACGTGTTGTAGTCAAATATAGGTTGCGGTTAATAGATCAAGATAAACATGTAAAAGATTACGTAATGAATATCTATACAGGGGAAGAGCCTAAAAAACTTTTTAATATTCTCTTTCTCTATTTTTGTAACGCGTGGTCTTATCCGGTGGAGGTTGATTATGGTGTCATCGAAATATGAATAAATTTTATAGATACGTGTTGAAGTTGAAAATGAGTTCAAAAATATATGTCAACGAAATTGGTAGCAGATTGCGTACTGAATATTTATCTAAAAAGtgattataattaaattttaattttttttcttattcTGGACTTAAATATATCTAACCTTAAATTGTAACAATCAAGTACAATTAAGGAATATTTTAGTTCTAAATACCTATAATTTTTGTTGGTATAGAGACTTTAATCCCATATGTGAAGAGGTCGGTAAGTTACATGTTGGTATTACCTTTAGGTACTagtttaattataatatttatttaaaaaatgatatcataataaataattagtatATGTGTTAATATATGTCTCAATATATTTACACGTCTAATTGTAAAAAAATCACATGCATTGTATTTGCATGTATTTCAACAATATCGTTAAATAAGACCAAACAAATCTAGATATGCTACTTTTGAAACTAATTTTCTTAGATTCGGGAAggattaaaatatttatatatgattGTATCCGTAAGAATTGAAGTCGATACTAACCAAAATAATTTGATTAGCAGATAAATTTGAGTTTAGCCGCCTAATGAGCATTCTAAACCATTGACCATCTCACAAAAAATAAAAAGTAGGATAGTTGACTAAAAATACAGCACAAGCcccacacacaaacacacaaatAAACACAAACATTGACAGAAGTCGCTACATTCACAACATGACCCCTCTTCTCCAGCTCCTCCTATTCTTCCTTTCCTTCTCTCCCATTTCTACCCTTGACTTTCTCTATAATTCCTTCAATGCCACAACTAACCTCCGTTTATACGACGACGCACGTCTCGACTCATCGGCCATCCTCTTCACCAACGACTCCGACCAGTTCTCCATCGGTCGCTGCTTCTACCCTTCACCAATCTCAGTAAAACCCGCCAGCAATGTCACATCATTTTCAACTCAGTTCGTGTTCTCTATAATACCTGAAATTGTGTCCAGCCCTGGTTTTGGCCTGGTTTTCGCGTTGTCGAACTCTACGAATCCGCCTGGTGCACTTTCTGGACAGTACTTTGGGATGTTTAATAATGATTCTGTGCCTACTGTTGGACCAATCTTTGCTGTGGAGTTTGATACTGGACAGAATGATGAGTTTAATGATCCTGATGGGAATCATGTCGGGATTGACTTGAATGATGTTCAGTCTGTGAAGACAGCTACGGGTGGTTATTATGATGGGAATGGGACGTTTGTAGCTGTTAATATGAGGAATGGAAACAATATTCGTACCTGGATTGAGTTTAGTGGGGACAAGTTTGAGATTAATGTTACGATTGCGCCTGTTGGATTGGATAAGCCTGTTAGGCCTTTGTTGAGTTATAGGAATTGGAGGATTGAGGAATATTTGACTAGGGAAATGTATGTTGGATTTTCGGCTTCTAAGACTACTTGGGTTGAACGTCAGAGAGTTCTGGCTTGGAGTTTTAGTGACACGGGTGTTGCTAGGGATATTAATACGACGGGCTTGCCTTTATTTGATAATGATTGGCCGAGTAAGTCTAAGTTGTCGACGGGTGCTACTGTGGggattgttgttggttgtgttgTTTTTGTTTGTGTAGGGTTGGGGGCTTTGTATTGGATTTGGAGGGAGTGTTGGGATGTCGAGATTGAGGAAGATGAGGTGGAGGATTGGGAGTTGGAGTATTGGCCGCATAGGATTTCTTATGAAGAGCTTCATAATGGTACGGATGGATTTTCTAGGGATGCGGTTATTGGCGCAGGTGGTTTTGGAAAAGTGTATAAAGGTGTGTTGGAGAATGGTACAGAAGTGGCGGTGAAGTGTGTGAATCATGACTCCAAGCAAGGATTGAGAGAGTTTATGGCTGAGATTTCAAGTATTGGGAGGCTTCAACATAAGAATTTAGTGCCTATGCGAGGTTGGTGTAGGAAGGCTAATGAACTGATGCTTGTTTATGATTATATGCCTAATGGAAGTCTTAATCGATGGATATTTGATAGGCCTAATAAGCTTTTGGATTGGAAAGGGAGAGTGAGGGTTCTTGGTGATGTTGCTGAGGGTTTAAATTATCTTCACAAAGGTTGGGATCAGTTGGTCGTGCACAGAGATATAAAGTCAAGTAACATCTTGTTAGATAGTGAGATGAAAGGAAGATTGGGTGATTTTGGGCTGTCAAAGTTGTATGCACATGGTGAGGCGCCCCACACAACACGTGTTGTGGGTACCCTAGGTTACATGGCTCCGGAGCTGGCAACTTCAGTATCTCCTACAGCTGCAAGTGATGTATATAGCTATGGTGTCCTTGTTTTGGAAGTAATGACTGGAAAAAGACCTATAGAGATGAGGCCCGATAGTTATAATGACTtgttgttggttgatttggtGAAGTATAAATACGAGGAAAGGAACTTACTGGCGATTGCAGATGAGAGGATTAGAGGGGAGTATGAGGAGGAAGCAATGgaatcaattctgaaaattggATTGGCATGTTGTAACCCCAAGCCTACTCTACGGCCGGACATGGGACAAGTGGTATCCCTCTTACTTGGCGAGGACACGCCTGCATCACCAAGAAAGTTGCTATCTGGATTGACAACAAACAAGAGTTATAGACGTGATAGTGATGCGGATGAAGAAGATATGGCAACACCTCTGCATCTGGCATGAGTTAGCAGTCAAGTGGATATCTTGAGTGACAATCTTCTGTAAAGATGTTTTTTCCGGTTGTTTTGTTGATTTTCTTTCATTCAATTcatatttttttgttttttcgTTGTTGACTTTTGCTTGTGGAACTGTATACAACTATGTTGTGTAATAGTGTATTTTTGTGTGAGACTTTAGACGACAAATTTTAGTACTACCATAAACTCAATGTTCCCCTGTTATAGTGTCTGAGGTTGCAGTCTATATATAACCTAATCAATGGAATCAACTCATCATGAAAGGAATAACAAATTTAGATCATATGTGCCCAATTGAATTCTAACCTCTTGCTTTATGCTGTCATTTATGTTGCTCCCGAATTCGGGAAACCTTCAATTGCATTAAAAGAACAGGGAAAGGCCACTGATCTGGAGGTTCAATCATCATCGTATATCGTGATTCTTTCAATCTAACACTGCTTTCTTGATAGTTTGACAAAAACTAATTTTAATTACGGCAAAGTTAATCAAATTAGTTTCCAATAATTCATCCTGCTTTTCCTCTGCGAGCATGTGCTCCTGGACATGTGTTCCTTCTTCA
This sequence is a window from Apium graveolens cultivar Ventura chromosome 9, ASM990537v1, whole genome shotgun sequence. Protein-coding genes within it:
- the LOC141685147 gene encoding L-type lectin-domain containing receptor kinase S.1, which codes for MTPLLQLLLFFLSFSPISTLDFLYNSFNATTNLRLYDDARLDSSAILFTNDSDQFSIGRCFYPSPISVKPASNVTSFSTQFVFSIIPEIVSSPGFGLVFALSNSTNPPGALSGQYFGMFNNDSVPTVGPIFAVEFDTGQNDEFNDPDGNHVGIDLNDVQSVKTATGGYYDGNGTFVAVNMRNGNNIRTWIEFSGDKFEINVTIAPVGLDKPVRPLLSYRNWRIEEYLTREMYVGFSASKTTWVERQRVLAWSFSDTGVARDINTTGLPLFDNDWPSKSKLSTGATVGIVVGCVVFVCVGLGALYWIWRECWDVEIEEDEVEDWELEYWPHRISYEELHNGTDGFSRDAVIGAGGFGKVYKGVLENGTEVAVKCVNHDSKQGLREFMAEISSIGRLQHKNLVPMRGWCRKANELMLVYDYMPNGSLNRWIFDRPNKLLDWKGRVRVLGDVAEGLNYLHKGWDQLVVHRDIKSSNILLDSEMKGRLGDFGLSKLYAHGEAPHTTRVVGTLGYMAPELATSVSPTAASDVYSYGVLVLEVMTGKRPIEMRPDSYNDLLLVDLVKYKYEERNLLAIADERIRGEYEEEAMESILKIGLACCNPKPTLRPDMGQVVSLLLGEDTPASPRKLLSGLTTNKSYRRDSDADEEDMATPLHLA